AAAATGGGCTTCTTTACCAATTGGAAGATTCCGAGCGCCGAAACCAGTCTTTATCTAATGCGAAAGGACTTGATTGAACAGTTTGAGAAGATAGCTCAATCACGCCCCCTTCGGGGTTCCAAGTAACCTCGTATTGTTTGGTAACTCACGGAAGGCATTGAGCGAGGGGCGGTGCCTTTGTGCCGGCTGGGTCGTTTGCGTTTTGCCAATTGCAACACCGCCTCAAACCTCCCCCGATCCGTATTCCTAAACGCCGACGCCTTACCCTTGTCTTTAATGTCGCGACTAATGGCTGCAAAGAGGGTATTCGCTGGAGTCTTGCCACCAGGCGAAACCCACAAACCTTCGGTTGCCATCACGTCTATTAACTCCGGACAAGTCATGGCCACTTTGCGAGCTTTTAGTACCTGCAACGCCGCAGCTATCATGCTCAGTTTCTTGGGCTTGATGTCCGCTTTGACTTTGAGCTTGCGAGGCTTCTTGGTGTCTGGTTCTTCAGGTGGTTCTGGCACGTTGCCAGCAGATTCAACTGTTTCATTAGTAATTGCTACCTCTTCGGCGGTGGCAGATTCAACCACGCCAGCGTTGGGAGATGTTGCCAAAGTCGCGGCGTCCGTTGGTTCTGGTGGCGACGTTGGTTCCGTTTTACCCACAGACTCTGGTGTCTCTACTTGAGATTTCTTGCCATTGGTGCTTCCCGTCTTAACCTTCCATGAAGGCTTCTTGTCACCCTTGACCTTCTTCTCAGGCAGTTTCAATTCCGCTGCCCCAACTTTCAGTTTCTTGTTCAACCCCCCGTCCAGCTTTGCTGGCCCACGATGCCAGGAACTGTGGGTTACTCTTGTAGTGAGTCCGACGCGTTAAGCCCGAAATGTTTCTGGTGCGGTGAGCATGGTTGCTCCGCCCGGTTGTTCGACTGGGCTAGGGAGCGTTTTCGGCCCACTCGTTTGGTGACCATTGCCATCACGGTAATGGATCCCGTTGGGACGCCTGGTTCCGGTTGCCGACTCCCTGCGTTGGACTCTTTCAGACACACATGTTTCCAGAGGAGTTCCGCATGTTGAAGCAAAAGGCCATGAAAGACAGCCCGTTCGCCTCGCTCGCACAGAGGACTCATGCCGCCGGTATTGATGTGGGGGACACAACCCACTGGGTGTGCGTCAATGCCGAGGGTGGTGATGCTGCCATACGCGAGTTCCCCGCCCACACGCCGGGCCTGCAAAACCTTGTGACATGGCTACGTGAGTGTGCTATCACGACCGTCGCTCTCGAAGCGACTGGCGCCTACGGTCA
Above is a window of Planctomycetia bacterium DNA encoding:
- a CDS encoding winged helix-turn-helix domain-containing protein, coding for MNKKLKVGAAELKLPEKKVKGDKKPSWKVKTGSTNGKKSQVETPESVGKTEPTSPPEPTDAATLATSPNAGVVESATAEEVAITNETVESAGNVPEPPEEPDTKKPRKLKVKADIKPKKLSMIAAALQVLKARKVAMTCPELIDVMATEGLWVSPGGKTPANTLFAAISRDIKDKGKASAFRNTDRGRFEAVLQLAKRKRPSRHKGTAPRSMPSVSYQTIRGYLEPRRGRD